The Salvia miltiorrhiza cultivar Shanhuang (shh) chromosome 1, IMPLAD_Smil_shh, whole genome shotgun sequence genome has a window encoding:
- the LOC130995623 gene encoding pentatricopeptide repeat-containing protein At1g76280 isoform X2, with translation MANLGGEGYMLTKSIARKLGEEVINALHLGQRSRASDLLSQLGNGERALKVRSFIPILQFCASAPDPLFAMETWKLMMEKDVKLSGKCYFFTIKALCKGGYLDEAFNILSIQREHSEIYPTLRVYNYLLKASVQMNSLNHANEVLHLMEQEGMLKDIITYSQLLKLAVMQQNLSAVHEIWKDCINYYSLSIITLRKFIWAFTRLRDLESAYMALQQMVAAASQHKFSTMATYEERFRISRLDVPIPFSDNLARDRYIKSNYTSVPYSLVYNKKNYLNKGVRFGTQVRGVADAGMSLPEQPFSRPVMKLLMASFDDIISSCAHSRKIMFAEQLMLQMRILGLEPSSRTYNGYIRALVSVKTFHDGMEVLNVMQQKNMKPSDSTLAALSVSCSKGLQLDLAEAFLDQVSKCNHVNLFNEFLKACDTVDKPERAIRVWARMKYRNHIPDIRTYELLFSLFGNVNAPYDNANMSSQADAAKRIKAIEMDMMRHGIQHNLFSLQNLLKALGREKMIKELTQYVRIAEEQCIYRNTNLGIQIYNTFLHSLVEAKESHMAIEIFKKMISCGLSPNVSTYGIMIDCCSIINCYTSACALISRMIRHGFPINVVIYTCLVKIPSRSGAFHEAFRLLDMATSDAIRPNLLLYNAILKIASQKGKIGVLELIIEKMHRLKIQPDPSTCRHVFSAYADNGFHSTAMEALQVLSLRMISEEDDILEEYRLKYENLILDEESEAESKIIKVFKDSPYLVVSLLNLRWYAILVSPPSWLPDQSPWARRVSSNFTARLGG, from the exons TTTGCGATGGAAACTTGGAAACTTATGATGGAGAAGGATGTGAAATTGAGTGGCAAATgttatttttttacaattaaGGCTCTCTGTAAAGGTGGTTATTTAGATGAG GCATTCAATATTCTGAGCATTCAAAGGGAACATTCAGAAATATATCCAACTTTACGAGTCTACAATTATTTGTTAAAAGCCTCCGTTCAAATGAATAGCTTAAATCATGCTAATGAAGTCTTGCATTTGATGGAGCAAGAGGGAATGCTCAAAGACATTATTACGTACTCTCAGCTTCTCAAG CTTGCAGTCATGCAGCAGAACCTCTCAGCAGTTCATGAAATTTGGAAGGATTGTATCAACTACTATTCTCTGAGCATTATAACTCTTCGGAAGTTCATATGGGCTTTCACAAGATTGAGAGATTTAGAGTCTGCTTATATGGCCTTGCAGCAAATGGTTGCTGCAGCTTCCCAGCATAAATTTAGCACCATGGCAACTTATGAGGAAAGGTTTCGTATTTCAAGATTGGATGTTCCTATCCCTTTCAGCGACAATTTGGCACGGGATAGATACATAAAGAGTAATTATACTTCTGTACCTTATAGTCTCGTGTATAACaagaaaaattatttgaataagGGGGTTAGATTTGGAACGCAAGTGAGAGGAGTTGCAGATGCTGGTATGAGTTTGCCAGAACAGCCTTTCTCTAGACCTGTCATGAAATTGTTAATGGCCTCCTTTGATGACATCATTTCCTCTTGTGCTCATTCTCGGAAAATTATGTTTGCTGAGCAATTAATGTTACAG ATGCGAATTCTTGGCTTGGAACCATCTTCTCGTACTTATAATGGCTACATAAGAGCATTGGTTTCTGTGAAGACTTTCCATGATGGCATGGAAGTG TTAAATGTCATGCAACAGAAAAATATGAAGCCTTCGGATTCAACTCTTGCTGCACTATCAGTTAGCTGCAGCAAGGGTTTGCAACTGGACTTGGCTGAGGCATTCCTGGATCAAGTATCAAAATGTAATCATGTCAATCTTTTCAATGAGTTCCTTAAAGCATGTGACACAGTG GATAAACCTGAACGAGCTATTAGGGTATGGGCGAGAATGAAATATAGGAATCATATTCCAGATATCAGAACATATGAGCTGTTGTTTTCATTATTTGGCAACGTCAACGCACCTTATGACAATGCAAATATGTCGTCACAAGCTGATGCTGCTAAAAGGATAAAGGCCATAGAAATGGATATGATGAGGCATGGCATCCAGCACAATCTTTTTTCACTACAAAACCTT CTGAAAGCTCTTGGTAGGGAGAAAATGATCAAGGAGCTGACACAGTACGTACGCATTGCAGAGGAGCAGTGTATATATAGAAATACAAATCTAGGAATACAGATTTATAACACTTTTTTGCATTCTCTTGTTGAGGCTAAAGAA agTCATATGGCAATTGAGATATTCAAGAAAATGATTTCGTGTGGACTATCACCAAATGTTTCAACTTATGGCATCATGATTGACTGCTGTAGCATTATAAATTGCTATACATCTGCTTGTGCCCTGATTTCAAGGATGATTCGTCATGGCTTCCCTATCAATGTGGTAATTTATACATGTCTGGTGAAG ATCCCGTCGAGGAGTGGAGCATTCCATGAGGCATTTAGACTACTCGATATGGCAACCTCAGATGCAATTCGACCCAATCTGTTGTTGTACAACGCCATTCTGAAAATAGCTAGTCAAAAG GGAAAAATTGGTGTGCTCGAGCTGATTATAGAGAAGATGCACAGGCTGAAAATCCAACCAGATCCATCGACCTGCCGCCATGTCTTCTCTGCATATGCAGATAATGGCTTCCACAGCACTGCCATGGAAGCATTGCAAGTCTTGAGTTTGAGAATGATTTCTGAAGAAGACGATATTCTCGAAGAGTACAGGTTGAAGTATGAGAATCTAATATTGGATGAGGAATCGGAAGCTGAATCAAAAATAATCAAGGTTTTCAAAGATTCGCCCTATCTTGTCGTTTCCCTGCTGAATTTAAGATGGTATGCCATTCTTGTGTCACCACCGTCTTGGTTACCAGATCAAAGTCCTTGGGCAAGGAGGGTTTCCAGTAATTTTACAGCTAGGCTCGGTGGCTAG